DNA from Neovison vison isolate M4711 chromosome 12, ASM_NN_V1, whole genome shotgun sequence:
atagGGTGGTCTATACGGTAATTTATGAACTAAGGGCACTTTAATACTACAGCCCACATGTGGAACAATTAGGAAGTGTCTTTGGTTTACACGTTATATCCATTTTCAGCCCTGCCTCTTATCCCAGGACTTCACATTACACCAtcccttttccttattttttgagTCCTGTTTTGGCAGAAAGTACATGAAGACTTCTAGGCGTAAGTATTAATCAAACGTTAGAGGAaaatcagattttcattttaagattctATAATGCTACCCACTCCCTTTCCTTTTATTCAGTCTTAGAGTTGCACAGTCTCTTTAAGATATCCATCTCTTTCTCCCCTCTTGCTCCCCCTTTTATAGAGGCCTCATAGAATTTGCAGATAAAACAGTCATGCCCTCTAGAGTTATCCTAGTATCTCTCTGGCTGTTAGATATTGTTTCCAGGATTTCAGAAATGGATAAGGGCATTAAAATCCTCAGTATCGACCTTTCTCTTATATATTCTTCTGACTGTAAGTAAAATAGATGCATGACAACTATTTGTAAATTGATTTTTCTTGTCATTCTAAATCATCGTGAATAATAGAGTTGCTAGAGCTATCCCATTTTTggagtaattattttctttcatagagCATTTGTGTCTTTTTGTTAATAATATGAGTacttgcatcattttttttttgcataacaCTTTCTtgtaaacctttttttaaattgtaagatATATACATTTATCTAATGTATCTTATATATCATTGCAGCCATTCTTAcgtgtataattcagtggcattaagtaaaTTCACAATGTTGAACAACCAGTAGCTCTATTTCCAAAACCTTtccatcatcccaaactgaaacccTGTGTCCATTAAACAATagctctcggggtgcctgggtggctcagtgggttaaagcctctgccttcagctcaggtcatgattccagggtcctgggatcgagccccgcatcgggctctctgctcagcagggagcctgcttcctcctctctctctgcctgcctctctgcctacttgtgatctctgtctgtcaaataaataaataaaatctttaaaaaaaaaaaaaaaacaaaaacaatagctcTCGAATCCCCTCTCACCCAGTCCCAGGTAACCTCTATTATACATTTTTGTCTCCATGATTTTACCTATTTGAGGTATCTCACGTAAGTGGAATTATAGATATTTGGCTTTTTTGTGTTTCTGGCATAAAgtttggaatgttcttccatgtTATAACACatagaatttcattcctttttataacaTATAGAattgcattcctttttatggctgaataatattccactgtgtatatgtgtatatgtattttatatatatataatatatatacattctgcattttggctattctaaaaaatgctgcagtgaacatttaTATACAAGTGTCTGACTTCCTGCTTTCAGTTATTTTGGTTATATATGTAGGaacagaattgctggatcatatgggaattctatatttaactttttgagaaactgccaaacggTTGTTTACActggctgtatcattttacattcctaccagcaatgtataaaGTTTCcagtctctccacatccttgctaacacttgtcttccttctttttaaatttttttatttttaataataaccatcctaatgggtgtgaaatggtagctccttgtggttttgatttgcatttccctaatgatgtgttgagcatcttttcatgtgtgtaatAGCCATTTGTGTATCTCCTTTGGAGGAATCTGTTCGGGTCCTTTACCCAGTTTTGAATTGGGTcgtctttttgttgttggtttgcatataacacctttttaaaagtaaaaggtgCACCATAATAATCCTATGTTTCTCCCTTCTCAGGATTCCTACAGGAAACAAGTAGTAATTGATGGAGAAACCTGTCTCTTGGATATTCTCGACACAGCAGGTCAAGAGGAGTACAGTGCAATGAGGGACCAGTACATGAGGACTGGGGAGGGCTTTCTTTGTGTATTTGCCATAAATAATACTAAATCATTTGAAGATATTCACCATTATAGGTGGGTTTAaattgaatataataaaatgacATTGAGGAGTAATTACATCTTTCACTTACTATGTCTTTGCTGACTACCATGCATAAATTAtctaaactgaattttaaaataataatgaggtaGGCAATATATCcctgttttacaaataaagttcTCGGGGATTAGAGCAGTTGAGTAATTTGTTCCAGCTAGCATAGATAGTGGTGCTAGAATTGAACTCTAGGCTTGTTTGACTTCAAAacctgtgctcttaaccactgtacactagggtcacaatgctttaAGCTAGAgccatcataaaaatgaaaaccatcaacaaaaatatgaaaaggtaATGGAGGTACCACTCAGATAGCCTTAAAAATAATCGGGTATAGTGTAGAATTTCTTGAAACTGGATAAACATTGGCTTTAGATAGTTAAGAAAAACAATCTCTGAAGTTgtaaaaaagattgaaatattAGAACAGTTACAGTTTGTAAAGAACAGGCAAGTCTGcataaaattgactttttaaaatcattaatagtattaaatataatttatattctatGTCTGAGGGTTTCCAGTTTTCAAAAAAGTGCGTATTAAATATCCCATTCATTAGCTATGTTCTATAACAGTGAGTTAGCCTTGTTAAGAGGTGTAACATTCTAATACATTTCTTAAAGCCCATTTTCTTTGTAGTCTattaatagagaaaaagaaatttgagtGGGTGACAGTATTCTTGTAGAATAGTAAATCGGTGTCAGTATGTTAAGCTATGAAGTTTTCTTAGCTATTAAGTAGAGAAACTAGGAATTTGGACCAGTTCTGACTCTATTGCCTTCCTTTTATTCCCTGCTGTATTTTTGAAATTCAcctaaaattgtaaaataatataattttgccCCAAATTTAGAGTTTATGCACATCTTATTGAAAAAAGTCAACATGTAGAAGGACTTTTAACAGAATAAACCTGTAATAATGTCAACGTTACCCACATAGAAATCAGAGTCTTCCCACTTggtgctcttttttttaagaaacatgtaTGAAAATTATGTCAGTGTTATAATccatgtttttataaaaacatcttTAATTCTATACATGCACATTTAATAACATAGTATATGTTTCTaagattacaattttaaaaattaggcacAGCATATTTTTAGCCTagaattttttcaatatttcctgttttATCATTGTGACCTACCTGCATATGGACCTATTATACTGTAGTTTTACCatattttttggtgttttatctTTTAAGAGACATAATagaaggagaagcaaagaaaatTTGGTGTGGTTGGAAactaggaattacattaaatgtctTCTTTCAGCTATATTTTAGAAGACGGAATTATGGACACATTTTGAAAGATATATTTTGTTACTAATATCTCTgttataactttttctttctccccagagaacaaataaaaagagTTAAAGACTCTGAAGATGTACCTATGGTCCTAGTAGGAAATAAATGTGATTTGCCTTCTAGAACAGTAGACACAAAACAGGCTCAGGACTTAGCAAGAAGTTATGGAATTCCTTTTATTGAAACATCAGCAAAGACAAGACAggtaagtaaaattttaataaatatgaatcTATTCCCTGTAAACTATATcagataatttaatttataatttgctGACATATATTCTGTTAACATCATTCTGAGGGTTGGAAGGCAAGAACATTCATAAATGTACATACCTGATTGTGTAACTGTTACATCATTTAATgtaacttaatttttctttccataatGCTAATATAGAAGATAAGACAATGTCTGTTTGGTAAATGTTCTCTTAAGGATATGAAAGGGCAGCGTTTTTTAATCCAGTGTCCATGGTATTACTCTTGGCTTTGGTTTCTTTCCACATTGAATATTTCTCTTCAGCTCAGCACATCTTACATTAAGCATTCAAGAAatgtagggatttttttttaactgttttatttatAAGGTCAAAGAACAGGGGAACAAATACTGATTTCCtattttagaagtgttttgaagAACATTATGTCATGTGTTTCTAGATTAAGTTTTATTGTATTTGAAGAATTCTATtttggtagaatttttttaaaaaatttttattaacatatattatttgtttcaggggtataggtccgtgattcatcagtcttacacaattcacaactcTTACCACAACACATATCCTCCTCAGTGTCTGTCACCCAGCCACCACATCCCCCTACGCCCTTTTGGtagagtttttttaaagaaagatatatttatttttggagaaagTTTTCATTAAAGCAAAAGGATATTTAGAAAGCAAATAGGAATTCTCAGTTATTCATTTACTGTGTTCTGACAAAAATTAATGCCAGATTAACTctgaattttgtttaaaaaattatctttatttttaaaagcaactttTTTTCTAGGTAAAACAATTTCAGTTGACATTATTTAACCTATTTGTATGAAATGAGAGTTTAACATAAGAGGAATACATAATGATATGATAGAATATAATTTTCATACACTAAAATATTGATCAATTTATATTCCATACACGATGAACATTTATTTTGGACTTTGCTAGTTACATGTACCTGTGAACCCAGAAAACCAATTTTGTGGAATTTAACTTCTGTAATGCTAGGAGGTAAGAAAATTAATGAACAACTCGCTACATGTTTAAACTTATAAAAACAGGTATTCTGTAACTTTCACTGAATTTATAAAggggtaaaaattttaaagtaaaccaTCATTCAGCTAATGCTTATGTCTGTTTCACCAGTGGAAGATCGTACACACTGCTTCCTGATTGTACAAATTTGACACACACCgataaaacaatgaattctatttTAAGTCCTTTTGGAGGGATTAAAAGCTGAATTTCTGTAGTTTGATTATAGTACAAATATCTCATTCCAAAACCTGATTTATAGGTTAAAGAAAGAAGTTGGTATACAGTACTTCACTTTACTTTAGAGGAATTAAGATTTCATTCAAATCCATTCCCAGGTCCAAGAGACTGGGGAAAGTTTgggttttgtcttctttttgctTGTCTTGTATAACCAGACTGCTTGATTTCCCTTATAGAAGAGATACTCAGAAAACATGATTACAATATTTATaactttaatataaaatacaagGAACATTATCGAAAACATTTGTCAACATACTGCCTACTACTAAATCATACCactaacattttattaatttgcattatttgtaactttaaaaaaaaacttaaaaagaggaaagaaaactgagaTTTTGCCTAATGTGGTAAAGTGTTGCAAATGGAACAGGGCTTCTTATACTTAATATGCATATGAATGGACTAGGCCTCTTATTCAAATCCAGATTCTAGTCAGAGGGTTCAGTTTGGGACCTGATCCTCCATTTTTAACAGGCTCTCAGGTGATGCTGATTTTGATACATGGACCATACTTGGGgtagaaagacaaaagaagacagtaaaaagGAGTTGTCTGTTATTCTGACAATGTTGCCCTCTATTTAAGAGCCTGAAATAGCTGTGTCTTCTTTCTTGTATAGTTGCTATCTAAGAAGTACTAGTTTATTCAGTGTTTGACATTAATGCTTTAATATACCACAGCATTCATAATAATCAGAAGATTACCTGGATTCCTTTTAAAGTAGATTTTGTAGGTTTTATACAGTTTTGGGGGAGGGTTGGGAAAGTAAATGTAGTATGTATGATATGGAAGTGGATTAATTTAAAATTGCTTTGTAGACATTTATGTAAATCATCTAATTAAAATATAGAGTAATGTAAAGGAATACTTGTAGTTCTTTATTTCCTCTAATGCTCAGCTTTTCttaaaagctattttatttatatttttatagaatttattttgcTAAACTATAACTTAGATATTTTAGTTTctgatctttgatttctttttattttatggactTGTTGATTTGCCTTTCAAAAGTTTATTCATCTTCTTCTGTTGAAATTAATTTGATATTTGCATGCTTTTGGAAGACTTTAAAGAGCTGTTCCAAGTAATTGTGGAGATTGTGATAAATacaaattttcataaattttacatTGCCAGTTTTTGTGAAAATTTGAAGCCCTATTTTCTGCAGAGTATTTTGTTACTTATCtgctattatttctttgttttttgagcAAAACTAAATATGCATACTCTTGTTGAATTTTATCAGCAGTTACTTGTTTCATACCCTAAGTTTTAGTCTTGAGCATGAACTTAAAACCAAAAcaccaaaaagaattatttatattaaggttggtaggaaaaaaaaattcatttagaaGGAACAGAcaataagtgtttttttttttaattaaggttttatttatttatttatttatttatttttttaaagattttatttacttatttgacagacagagatcatagagagagaggaggaagcaggctccctgctgagcagagagcccgatgtggggctagatcccaggaccctgggatcatgtcccgagctgaaggcagaggctttaacccactgagccacccaggcgccccaagattttatttatttgatagcacacaagtagggggagcagaaggcagagagagagggagaagcagtcttcccgctgagcagggaactggatgtggggctcagtcccatcatgaccagagcctaaggcagatgcttaactgactgagcccaaaCTTTGGGGGAGCACAAGTGGTATCtgttggagttttctttttttttcttatgaccctttaaaaatgcaaaaatcagtCTTAGCTTTTGGCCAGTACAAAAAAATAGGCTGTGGCTACATTTGGCCTGTGGGCTGTAGTGTGCTGATTCCTGATTCTCTGGGGAACTGTACTGTTTGATTAGATGCTAGAAGTTAGGTGAGACTTTTGACTTAAATTTTATAGGCTAACAGtagtaattttaaagtaaaagttACATATtctatgaaagggaaaaaatagttttACTCTAGTACTTTTTAAGATAGGTttgcagaatatatattttatgaaattactttgtaattttaaaaaggccATTATATGGGCTAGAATATAgtgaattacatatttttttacaatattttagtCCACATCTGAAAAGTcagagtaattttattttctgctagTATGCTTTAGGTGGCCCCTATGTTCCAAGTATATAAAGACCTTACCTACTTCACATTTATCTGGGTAGTTTAGTAATTGCCAGATTTTTCTGGCCTCATTGGGCAGTGCATGCAGTGTTGACAAAGACTGTTGAAACCAAAACATTGACACCATGGTAATCAGCTGTGTGTTTTCCAGTCTGCTAAAATCAGAATTGGTGAGGGTTCAGGAAAGTGGATGACAGAAGCAGAATTCTAAGCATATCTGCTACTCCTAAttcagcttttttattttctggaggtCTCAGTTTGAGCATTATGTGAAAATTagttttacaaatttaaaaatgttgagtgattaatttcctggtttttgTTAATTTCTAGCTACTTAAAATTAGGTGTTAGAAGACCTCTATTACATTGTTTTGAAGCAAACCAAATAATAAAACCTACTTATGTGCCATACTTCTGTTGGTTAGTAGTTGAGTTGATGTACAGGagataaatattttgaactttagCTTTtttatgagttaaaaataaaacagtaactgagcacctgctgtgtgcggCAAGCATGACCTCCCAAGTTAGCGGTAGTGCTGCAGTTCAGTGTACCTGACATGAGCTGTGGTTTGGCAAGGTTTCTTGAGAAATTCACCAATACAGAGTTCTTTTAAAGAATGCATCTAGTATCTCCCATTCCTGTCTCCCAAGAAAAGGCTAGTAGTCTTGTATCTGCCTATATTGAAGTTTTGGAAGTGTTACTTCCTTGAAAGtgttttcaagaatattttttgTAATAGGCTTCTCAGTAGGAACTCGTTTAGAGTGAAATTGTTTAGTGAAAGCATTATAGGCACCAGAACGTTGTATGGTGCTATTTGCTGACCATTTCTTTTCTGGTATGGAATGCCCTATTTCCTTAGTCTCATAAGTATGTTTTCACATAATAGCTGAGCTGAAATTATTGTCAGATCTcttgatttaaaaacaatttacacATATGAACTTGTACACTTTTGTTcctaaatattttcagttctgAAAATTTAGTAAGTGATGTTTGAAAATGAATATATGTGGCAATAAGCCATATTCTCAAGAATAAATCAGAGTGCCAGTTAAGAGCTCAGCAGCTGGCTAAGAGGGTATTGAAAATCTGTTTCAGCTATACCTTGTCTTCAAAAATAACCTACACATTTTAGAGTATGAAACCAGTGTTCTTCGGTAGTGCCAGTGGCTGAAGGTGCAAACAAGGATAAATAATGTTCTCTTGATGTCGTATGACTTTTAAAGCATATTATCAAGAAATGAGAAGTAATTTAAGTCTGAGAAAATATAGTAAATAACTGACTCTTTAAAATCTAATATAATTTCCTCttagtaaaaataagaaatgaccaGAGTCACTCTGGAAGAACGATTTCTCAGTGTTAATTATCTTAGCTACTCAGGTCCTAATGCTGAATTCTTGGTGGTGGGTAGTAATCGCTTCTTTTTAATTATTGGCCTCTAGTTCTCTCTCTGCATTGCTGGAAACAAAAATCATATATTCTGTACTGGTGATGGGGATGCACACAACACTTAAAAAGTAGACCCATTCAAACTGATTTTAGAAACAAATTACAATCAAAATTTGCTTCTCCTACTAAATTGGTGGAGGACCAAAACCCTGTCCTCTGCCCCTAGCATGTTTTACTACTTCTCTTACTGACcttgtaacttttttaaaaataggaataagagtttacattcttaaaaaatatgaGCTTTTACctggtttgttttatttgtgtgtgtgtgtatgtgtgtatacacacatattaagtgtgtgtgtatatatgtattttttaatttcttgcattgatttttttaattgaaagagtCATTTATGAAAATATCTTAATATCTTAAATGCCATCTCATACTTTACATCTTACATGTTATTTAATGAGTTAAATTATTTATCTTATGTAATgagaatttctaaaatataattttttaaggacTTAAAAATAAACCCTTTCCTCTTGAGAATGATaaatacaaaatactaaaaatttgtATACAGGCACAAGTGGGTATCTAACTTGAAGTAACAATGTAtttaataatttcagaaaatggttagaaatctttattttgtaGTTGACTTAGCTAGCTGGCTAGCTAGTTGAGTAAATTGATTCCAAAAAAAAGAGATGTAGTTTTTTTTGGGCTAATACTAATTTTTATTAGATAGCCAAATAGAAATATATCACTGGATGGTTATAAATAA
Protein-coding regions in this window:
- the KRAS gene encoding GTPase KRas isoform X1, coding for MTEYKLVVVGAGGVGKSALTIQLIQNHFVDEYDPTIEDSYRKQVVIDGETCLLDILDTAGQEEYSAMRDQYMRTGEGFLCVFAINNTKSFEDIHHYREQIKRVKDSEDVPMVLVGNKCDLPSRTVDTKQAQDLARSYGIPFIETSAKTRQGYRSVIHQSYTIHNSYHNTYPPQCLSPSHHIPLRPFGRVFLKKDIFIFGESFH
- the KRAS gene encoding GTPase KRas isoform X3; the protein is MTEYKLVVVGAGGVGKSALTIQLIQNHFVDEYDPTIEDSYRKQVVIDGETCLLDILDTAGQEEYSAMRDQYMRTGEGFLCVFAINNTKSFEDIHHYREQIKRVKDSEDVPMVLVGNKCDLPSRTVDTKQAQDLARSYGIPFIETSAKTRQGVDDAFYTLVREIRKHKEKMSKDGKKKKKKSKTKCIIM
- the KRAS gene encoding GTPase KRas isoform X2; amino-acid sequence: MTEYKLVVVGAGGVGKSALTIQLIQNHFVDEYDPTIEDSYRKQVVIDGETCLLDILDTAGQEEYSAMRDQYMRTGEGFLCVFAINNTKSFEDIHHYREQIKRVKDSEDVPMVLVGNKCDLPSRTVDTKQAQDLARSYGIPFIETSAKTRQRVEDAFYTLVREIRQYRLKKINKEEKTPGCVKIKKCIVM